The genomic segment TGTTAAGCATATGGAGATAATGACAGATGCTTTATGTCAATTAGAATACACATTCTAGCTTGTTACAACTCCACTGGAAAGTTTAGGCTAAGAATAAGAGGGAAGTGATCTATTAAAACAATGACACACCAGAGAAGAAGCAATTGGCCCTTTACAGACAAGTTGGCTCTTCTTTGCTACggaaatacaaatatttactcAGCCTTGGCCCCAAAAAGGGTCTGCTGTACCATGCTGGGATTCATACCTCTTCCTCATTAGTTTGCCACAGTCGAGGGATTTCACCCAGTTTTCTCAGCTCCTGCTCTGTGTTGCTAAGGGATGTCACTAGCTGCTCCTTCTGAGGGGGATCCAGCAGCTGTAAAGATAATAATTTAGTTAAAATAACCGGACAATCCTATAGCAGATTATTATACACCTCTGCACATGTATGACAGCATTAAggttttccattatttatttaaaaaaatctgttcaaCAAATGAAAAgtagaacaattttttttgagaatTCCTTCAATGCTTTGAGCTGTAATCTATGGAGGTAGCAAAACCCTCATAAGCGAGCAACATATTCACATCTGCCAGTCTTCTTAGTTTTACTTCAGCAACAGAACAATTATTTGGCACCTAAAGCAAAAGATGGGCTTCAGAAAGAAAAATCCATACAAGCAAATAGGCTGAAACATGAAGTATATATGAGCCATTACACTGTCCAATAATTATATGCAGCTTGTCTGTAATGTCTCCTTCAGAGAaagatatagtttatatatgagtGTATTCACAAGTCTTACTCACCAATGCCATTTTCCCTGCAAGGAGTAGTTCTGTTTCATTAAGAAGTGCTCGAACATTTGTAACCATCTCCATAACATGACTACAGCTCAGGCCCTGTGAGCGGGAAGGAAAGcacaaagttacaaaaaaaaggagaacCGTTACCCAGCTCATAATAGATTTGATTATCAAAtatgaaaaggtaaaaaaatattatGCTTTTTAATCCCCTTTACTTTTCAGTGTTTCAAAATTACACTCTTTGAATGTATTTTACATAACGTAAGTATTTTTACTGTATGAATACAAAATCTGAAAGGAATAAATCCTTGTTTCAATCTCATTCACAATCCTTGTGGTTTTTCAGTCTTGAGGTGTAAAGCAGGTAGCTGGTGGTAATTTGAATTACTTCTGCTAATTGGACACAAGAACGAAAAAGACAGCATGTTTTTTTACTTAGACTACAGCCAGTAAAAATGCCAAAAGCTATGTAACATTTGAAAGCATCAGACTGCAGtctgtaaattttaaaaaatgtgatgttATTGGTTTTTCTCTGAAATTAAACATACAAATCTTACATTATCCCAtgtttatatagaaataaaatggtGCACAGGGCTATTTAATTTACATCAGCCCCCTGTAGTAGTGGTTATTAACAGATATTCCTATTaatcacaaacacacatacactggGATCCATTTAATCTAAATAAAGCCCTGGTATTTTATATACTTTGCTTTATTATAGTGAGCTGGCATAATAACTGGATAGAAAAGTTAGAAAAATGATGTCACTGTATATAAAGATTGCAAACATTGCTTGGAACAAAAGCATATGGATTAACTAGGATGAGCTAACCCatcgatccccaaccagtggctcgtgagcaacatgttactcaccaacccttgatgttgctcccagtggcctcaaagcaggtgcttatttataaaTTCCTGGCttagggcaagttttggttgcataaaaaccaggtatactgctaaacagaacctcctgtaggctgccagtccagatAGGATcttaccaaataaccaatcacagcccatatttggcacccccatgaagcttttccatgcttgtgttgctccccaactcttacatttgaatgtggctcacaagaaaaaaaaaaaaaaggggaaccCAGAGCTAACCACTTAGCGATTTAAAACCAAAAATTGCCACACCTTTCTATTAACCCTATTACATTCAATGAACCAGCAGTCTTTACCTCAGAGTCCTTATAAACCTTTTCCATAGATTTTGAGCTGGCGTTGACAGCATGAGCTAGCTCCTGCTCCATGCTCTGGTGGGTAACAGCTATCTCCTTAATGCTGTAGAGAGAATGGAATATTTGATATTACATAAACATACAGCAGAAAATCTCCAGTGCAATACTGATCTTAATATAGGGAGCTCatagcctaaaaaaaaaaactaaacttatGTACCAGTGTCTCACTGACAACTCTATCCTATAGCATTATATAAGGCTTACTGTAATCTGGCTACTTATGAGACACAAGGTGTTTTTATGGCCATGGTAGTATCAAAAACCTTCTTCTCAGTCTTAATAGGCTGAGCTGCTCCACTTATTAAAATGGAAAGTTCCTAAAGCCAGATCTCCCTGTGAGAACCATGTTGGTCAAGCTGCTTTATGCCTTAAACAGAGTTTCTCTTTATTCTTTAGTAGAGGATGGTCCAATTTTCAATTGATTGCCCAGGTCATTTGAAAGCATTACACAAGTTAACAATAAAGTCAGTATGAACACACAGCAAGAACAGGGCAATAAACTTAGGTACAGATACAAGGTTTTATGATGTTCATAGTAATCATTATCTTGCTTGATGAGCTTATTGTGGCTGCTCAAGGCCAGGTGAAATGTGCGCTACAGGTATGTATTTCTTCTGTAAAATCTTTTATGCCACTGTCATTATAGTTAACCACTTCCAGTCCTCACTCTGTCACATCTTGCTTTCTTTCATACCCAAGAAGCTTATTAATAAAACTGGGCAGAAACCCACAGCAACTAATCTTTTTAAATCCCCATGCTTTTTAGCCTATCTCTTGTTCTAATATATGTTCCTCTTTTTTCCCTTTCCCTCATCATCATTGTTGTTTTCTCTCCTGGGTAATGATatgttagattgtaagttcttgtaAACAGGGCCCTCCCATTTCATTTtaattctgtaacccttgtttgatAAATTATATTAGATTTCAAAATACATTGTATGGTTAACATCTAAATATGACTTTTGAAGAAGTTAAGGTGAAGAACAAGAAATTTAATTCAGTTAAGGGAACAGATGGTACAGTATTTTGTTGGTCAAAAACCATATAAGATTTAATCAATGCAATTCAGCTAGTGCCCTTGACAGTTCAAACTCTTGCCTTTGAATAAGTGCACTGGCAGAGTGGCCAAACCGGGATACTTGAGCAGTCTCATCTTCAGAGAGCTCCTCAGGCTGCAAAGCTGTGGGAGACACAGGCGATACAGGTGGGCGAGGAATGTCACATTTCTGCTTGTCCTCCCAGGACTTTAATGTGCTTTCAAAAGCCTGAAAGAATCAGAATGAAGTAAATAATGATAAATCATTACTAGACTTTTCTTCTTTGCATTTGCAGGTCTCTCAATCTCTACCACTAAAAACACAGCAACTATTCAACTTTGAAACTCATGTGAGATATTAATAAGTACCCATATCATTTCACTGCTTTGCTTACCCTGTCTCTAGTGAGTGTCTGCGTTCTGTTCTTATGTACTATACGTATAAACCCTGGTGGCTGGATCCAGGCTTCTCCATCCACTTGCACAGGAACTCCCTCATCACCAAGCACTGTAATCTTCACTGTGCGACACTAAGGAAAGAAATGCACAACAGGACATAAGCAGGCTCAGCAGCCAGAAAGCAAAATCCTTTACCAAAATACCCTGTGTTAAGTGCAAGATATCACAAAATAATTCTCACATAAACCTCTAGTTAAGTGACATTCTTCAGTGTTCATAATTTACTTAGGGTTGACAGAACTGCAAGGCAATAACATGctataaaatgtgtaaaaagttAGAGGTTACCATTAACTGAATAAGTATCTTCTGCAGTACCTTGTATTGTAATGGCAACAACATAAAAAATATGTTGAAGAGCAGGAGCATAACACCATAAAAATAAGGTGCAGTGATACACACAGTATTAGAATATAGAATACATTTAGTTTAATATGTTGAACAGCACTATAATATTGATCATATAGCAACCCCAAAATGGAAACCAGAAAAAAAGCTTCTGAGTCCACACACTGTCAGGTTTTTTAACAAGGTACAAAGTTCTAGCCAAGTATTCACCAAGTCATTACCTGTGCAATTCTGTGATGCTGTAGCTTTATGACTCTGGACACAGCCATCTGCATACTGCCGAACACAGCAACCACTTCCAGAATTTTATCATCAAAAGAAGGGGCAGCAAAAGTCTGAAGAGAGAGAAGAAAACGATTAGGTAGAACTATCCCTAAGCGCATACAGCTGTGCAGAAACCAATTCTAAGCGAGTCAACTTACATCATTCTCCTTGCTGCCGCCCCAGAAGTTAGTGCCCCCCGCGTAACTTGGAATGTTCAGCACAGCGATGCCTTGGAGGCTGGGCAGGGGAATAGAAACCCCATCACACTGCAGGGGACATGTGGGTAAGAGGAGGGAGATACGCACATCCACTGAGAAAGAAAGAGACAGACATCTAAAAGAAGAGACAGACACAACCAGTGTTagagacagacaaagagacataCACATCCAGGGAGGCAAGGAGAGATACACAGTGAAAGATGCACATGGCTATCATGCAACACAGATACATACATGCAAAGCAAAAAGTGATACAGAGAAAGGTATGGGAGATTTGTGGGAAACCCAATTTACAATGGGAATGGCAGTAAATGTAATAGGGACTCGCTGAATCCATGTTTTTACGTTTGACTTAACAAGAATCAAAACCCTCATTTGTATATTTAGATTtgagcaaggaaaaaaaaaaaattgttctttgaCAGTACACTATGCTGCCAACATAATTAAGGAGATTTCTATTTAACAGATCTTGGTTCAGTTCCCAGCTAGCCTTAAAAAACAGCTATAGTGCTACAGAATCACAAGGAGGATTAGCCCAAGACTTCATATTTAATAGTGCTAAACATGGAAACCATATCAGCCATATTCTGATATCAACATTTTTCTTAGCTTTAGACATTTGCACCATCAAATAAGCAATATAGTATCAGAGAAACTATTGTCTTCTAACAAACAGGTCTTCCAAACACAGATATAATTTTATAAAACGGACATGTGGTAgaacatgaacaaaaaaaaaaaagtctacattTTCTAGATTTTCAGTCTTTGGGAGAGCATAGTAGACTTATAATGTAAGAGGATTTAGCAGTATGGAAGCCAGTTAACACTTAAGGGAAGATTTATTAACGAGTCTAATTTTGTTTAAAGTTTCAAGgtttttttgcacataaaaaaacaaacaaactcgaattctagttataattcaaaaactcgaatgtctaatatttattaagtgcaaatatAAAATttagccatttaaaaaaaaaaacaaacgaaATTTTTTTCTAGTTATTCGagattcaagtttgtaaactaaaaaaaactttgaggtattcaagtttaatatgcaagtttattcaatttgaaaaataaatctgaattcACAAACTGAAAAATTGATAAGCCCATAACTTTTTCATGACTAAACCCTGAACTGCAGGTTCCAATTGTAACAATGCTGTGCaccataaactataaatactgaACTGACCACAACAGGATATAATTCCTTCTTCTACAGGCCACCAttctctaaggcagtgctgtgccgagggctggaatttctctagcatacatagtggagggccgctaatggaagcaagttttgatcactcccctttttgaaaccatgCCCACTTCAAAACCAcgcctattttatcacaatggtggtagcacagcaaaatcccaaatgcttggtccttactgtagggatatcaaccatcattcatatgtgaaagaattatattatgtcatattaagatataaccttaaatccatatgcctcctcccccccTGTGGAAAGCACAGCaaagtacataattacacacgggccgccagttggacagcactgctctaagggaTCATTTATTAATGATGCATGGCGTAACTATATTACAGAACTGTGCCCTTAAGCAACCACAGGAAGTGGTTTAACATGCAGGGTAATATTCACAGGAAATGCCAGTTAAGTTTGGCACATACAATTCTATAGGTAAAATCAACAGCCATGCTTTTTCTGTTGACTGTATGAAGACATATTAGGGGATGGGGGGAGCTTGGTTGGCCATGGTTGCTGTTTGAAGGACTATGGATTTAATATCTACCACTAACAAACGGTTGTAGACTAAATACTGTTGAAAATCCTTCAGTGtattaaatctttattttttagcaTTATTTCCACCAACAAATCCTGATTACAACTGCCTTCCAgagggtattttctggtgcttagtggctgctactaagtagctttgtgagtctttgcccttaagggtgaagacacatggagctacttagtagcagctacagaatgccagaaaataccctgcagtAGACTATACCAATAAATGCCTCTGCTATAAACACACGTAGACACAATTATccataaatgatcagcattgtcaatttttgtagccatgacaagtagctgctactagtagctgtgtctCTTCACCCTTAAAACTATATGATAGAAGTACCCTgtacactttttttttccccagaagagTGTTAGGCAGGAAACAAATAGCAACACAGCAGAGCGAAGAGTAACAGAGTAGATAAAAAGGACAGACATACACTGGCAGGCAATAGTATGCAAAAGATGCATACAGATGCTCACCTCTAGTAAAACTCTCTGTTCCAGGTTCTTGTACGTCCTTTGGAGGAGTTCCTTTGTTCCTAGCACTCCATACCACATCATGTTCTTTGTGCGGCTCCTGCCACGGCCAGAAGAAAAGTAGAGCTTGTAAGATAACAGATTACATATGGGGCCAGTCACACTTTCAGTCTCACATAACCATCTCTTACCTGCACTTTTTTGGGTGCTCATCTCTCTTGTTGTTAAAATCCAAGGAAATTTTTGCATCCAGCCCAATCCCAAAGTAATTGTTCATCACACACTTTTCTGTGTAACAGTCCCTGTGTACAAAAAGGACTTGGTAAGTCACATATAACTTTACCAAACCTTTTACTATAAACCTAAAGTGACTTCAACAATAAAAACcccatatttatatacttacacATTATCTGGTTCTGAACCAAAGGGGTCAGCACTAATTAACAGACGGCTAATGACAGAGTTTCCAGGCAAAGACCCAGACATCCCAGCTCTCATATCTTTATtaggagaaagagaaagaggtgaaaatgcaattttaaaaagaTACTGATGTCTTTTGTGGGCTACACGCTCATGACAGTGGGGAAACATACTTGAGTAGAGTATTTTGGAGTTCAGCACTGGTAAATTATCTCTGTGTGAGGAAGGGGCTGGGAGAGATGCAGATGCTCCTGCAGTCAGGCTGGTTTTGTTGCTCATTTGCTCAGTCTTGGCAACTGTaacaattaaaatacaaatatataaagtaaCGTTGATATAGGAGACACTATGAGAGAGTGGAAACCACACTAGTGATGCAGCTTTGAAAGTCAAATGAATGTCCTTTTTAAAGCCACACAAGGAGTAAAGAATTGTCAGTTGCCAAACTATGCAAAGTGAGTTACTAGCCAGAAACATGCACAATGAGCACTCAGTAACAAGGGTTAAAAACTCTGCATGCAGAAAGCACGGTTTGACTGGGTATAAGAACATGAATTATTGTTGCCTTCAGCACAAGTAGATGTTCTGTATCTTAGAGACATGGGTATAGTGATTGATAATGTAAACTGTATAGGATTAACTAAACATCATTCATAACAAAGGGGCCCTCTGCTTGAACCATTGTCCCCAGAATACAGTACACAACAGTGTTCATGCAAGGACAGACAGCACTGCACAAACATTTAGAACTGCACCAATACAAAAAGTAATGAGAGGAAATATGAAAAGGAATAGAGCAGGCCAGAACTATAGGAAATGCAGCTACAAATAGGTTATACTTAATGGTAGGAGAGAAGAGGGGTTATACCTCTATTTGAGCTCCTTATCCTGGGAAGCGCATTTGCACTTTGCAAGTTTGAGGAACTTGATGAATTTTTCTCTTTTGCAGAATCAAAGGAAAAGGACAGTAGGAAATCTTCAGTGTGTGCATTCTGTACATTCTGTTCATCTacagctttaaaaaataaattgatattCAGCAAGAAAGACTAGACATGGAGTGGGTACAAATTTTAAAATCTTGCTTATTGGACTCACACACTTCTGATCACTCACATACCTTTCTCTGCCTGCTCAATAATTTGTCGGATAGCTTTCTTTAGGCTATTGGCTCTAAGCATTAGTTGTTCCCGGGGGCGAAAACTTTGTGTGCGGGCTGGTGATGGAGACATATTTGGTGAACAGGACTCCGTTTCCTCCCCCTCCTCATTAATGGTAGGAGGGGGCTGAGACATGACTGAGGTAGCTTGTGACTCCTCATTCAGGGTCTTCAGGAGTGAATCCAATTTCTCTCTCAAAAgtgaacactaaaaaaaaaaaaaacaacacaataataaagttgtttttgcttgtaacaataaagttgtttttgtttgtaACAATATAGACTTCTTATTTGCATGGGGCATTTCTCCATTTAGCTGAATTAGTCCTGTCACCTCCTATTCCCTTTAGTTGGAAATGGCTGCCAGAGCCTACTGGATCTTTTATAGCCCAAAAATGTTCACTAGAACTTGTTTGGGCTAAAAAGTGCCATTCTCATTACAGACAGTTGTTTCTTATTCAACTGAATGAGACACAGTGGGGATTATAGAACAAAGTCACAACAGTGCTCCATAAACAAAcattaaaaactgcaaaatacaCCAACAGAATGGCACTGTAACCATTTTGAAAACTTAGTGCTCCACAACAGAATTGGCAGTTGCCATGTCTTGCCACTTGACTTCATACCCTCTCCAATCTGGGGAGAAAAGGCAGCCAGGAGCCCACACACTTGAAGTCAGTTATGTTACTAGCTTCAAATGCAAAAGCTCTTGGTTGCCAATTGCCTTCAAAGAGCAAGAGACAGGAAGTCAAAAGCCCAGACAAGGTGCCCCATTAACTCCATGGTGCAGCTATATTGAGCACAGGTAAAGGAGAGCAAGACCATTCTAAGGCATGTCCTTGGTGTGGCTGGGCAGACAGGAGGGGATGCCTGTGCAGACTACAAATATTCCCAACCAGAATCCACACAAATAATGAaatacaataattaaaataaaacacgTCTGTCCCACCTTTCTATTAATAACTTACAACAGTACAAAATTATGGGCTGCTACAATCAGGAAACTTTAATCCTGATTAATAAACAAATACCTTTCCTGCCATGGCCTCAGATTCTTCGCAGCTCTCAGTCATTCTCTCATAAGCTTTTCCAACTCGAGCAACAAAGTCTTTCACAGTTTCACAGAGAACCCTAGGAAAACAGTACAATGTGTGACATTACTAATTATAGATAAATTTTTTCCTCAGCCTCAGTTCTAGGGGCAGCGACACCACCCGTTATGTCCGTAAAATAACTTGAAAATCCCCAGCAATCAACTCTTACGCACACTTTTACTGACACACTGTACCAGCAACAAATTTAACTGCCCTGTAAACCAATAGTTAGCATTTTGGTAATTATTGCAAAATCTAGCTCTTGGAACTTACTTGGCTGATGAGATAACCACAGAGTGCTGGTCTGAGCTGAGGATCTGAGATAGATGAGCTGCCACGGAGTCTTCATAACACAGGATTTGTTGCACCTGAAATAAAATGAATGCCCTTGAAGTGCACAGCTTAAACGAAAGGAGAATGAATTAAAACACATTTAGGTCCATGACGTAACATTATGCTGTCAAATACTTCTGATGGCAGGAAAGTCCCAATACCCTTCTGTGCAGTCTCATTTAAAAGAAGCATCAGCCCAGACACCGGAGTCTCCCATTTATTTGAAATACAGGCGGTGAACAAAGGTCAGTCATTTAGTTTTCCCATCACCTGATACTTACAAGAAGtgacacaaataaaataaagtgcacCCACCTCGCAATCCTCATTGTTTTCTGGAGCTGTGCAAGAATCTGGGGACTGAGCTGGCAATTTAGTCTCATACACCATGATACTCCATCTATAAAACAATAGAATGTACTTGTTTTCTAAGGTTGGCATTACAGCAAAAGCAGCAGTTAGTCAGtgtctattctctttattttacCGACAAGACACCCTCAAGTACATAAGCATCCTTGTACACAAGCTTTTGAAAATTTTCTCCAAGTATGTTTTATAAATGTAGAGCTCTCCATAGTCACTATCTTGTTCTTTAGGAGGGATTACAAAAGCCTCACCTATCCAGCATCTTAGTGCCTGCCCTCTCCAGCTTCTCTAGGATTTGTGGGAGTTGAGTATCATCATCACAAGCAGAACCCCAACCAAGCACACGAGCAAGGTCATTCCCAGTTCCCAGGGGCAGCACTCCAAGTTGGCACTAAGGGAGAGAGAGTGGGTTGGTAATTGAAAATGATAACACATAAAGAAGTCAGTCTAGAAAGGCTGCTAAAGAAGCAGATGCCCCTCTTCAAGCTTAATTAGAAatatggcagaaaaaaaacacttgaagGGAGAATATATCACCAGTGCAAGTCTCTTTATCTACCTGTTTGTGAAGATTGAGTGTATCTATTTCAGAGAGAACCCATCCAACACTTCCATCACCACCACATACCAGGATTCGAAATGTGTCAAACTTTTGAAATAATCGTAAACTAAAAAGGATACAGTAAGTCAGTAATATATAATACTGTGAATTCTAATGTTTATTTTCCTAAGCTTTGATGGCTATCACGGTTATTTACAAGTGGATTTAGCTTGTTATTGACTTAATAAatggtatttaaggtggccatacactgtaagctCCGCTCTTTTGGAGAGGTCACCAAGTGAccagatcttcttccaatatgcccacctatgggtgggctaCGGGctaattaaaatggtgggcataggtgccgtcagtacagggaccgcatcaaagagcTGATGCAGACCCCAATCTGACAAACAtccaacctgcccaatcgagatctggcccatacacaggcaatctgaaggacagatatcggcagctgaaattggccagtgtatggccacctttagatttacCTACTGGCCTTCTACACACATAAACcttattattaaaaaaggaaTAAAGATGATTGTAGTGCACACAAATGGATCTAGACAAAGGACTTCTCTATATTGCATATTTTAATACACAAGTACAAGCCTGCATCAAACTGCTTCTACATGGTTGTACTTCTTACATGGAATTACATAAGATGTTACACGTGTATAACATTTAAGGGGTGATTGGGGgttgactgtttttttttccctcgattcgaggttttttttttgtttgttttttttatcggAAAAAAAAACCTCGAATTCAGGTTATGGTTAGAAAATTTGaatatgtgcaaaaaaacaaaagcttgaatgtaaaacttcaccatctaaaagcttgcaagtttctatagaa from the Xenopus tropicalis strain Nigerian chromosome 5, UCB_Xtro_10.0, whole genome shotgun sequence genome contains:
- the dgkd gene encoding diacylglycerol kinase delta isoform X4, giving the protein MFMADRTSILRADFGTGETGLAIIKEGHLHKQTSSFQRWKRRYFKLRGRTLYYAKTAKSIIFEEVDITDASVAESSTKNLNNSFTVFTPFRKLILSADNRKDMEEWMAALKSVQNRELFESAQYSMDHFSGMHNWYACSHARPTYCNVCREALSGVTSHGLSCEVCKFKAHKRCAVRATNNCKWTTLASIGKDIIEDEDGVSMPHQWLEGNLPVSAKCTVCEKTCGSVLRLQDWQCLWCKAAVHSLCKDLLPKKCPLGQCKVSVIPPTALNSIDSDGFWKASCPPSCTSPLLVFVNSKSGDNQGVKFLRRFKQLLNPAQVFDLMNGGPHLGLRLFQKFDTFRILVCGGDGSVGWVLSEIDTLNLHKQCQLGVLPLGTGNDLARVLGWGSACDDDTQLPQILEKLERAGTKMLDRWSIMVYETKLPAQSPDSCTAPENNEDCEVQQILCYEDSVAAHLSQILSSDQHSVVISSAKVLCETVKDFVARVGKAYERMTESCEESEAMAGKCSLLREKLDSLLKTLNEESQATSVMSQPPPTINEEGEETESCSPNMSPSPARTQSFRPREQLMLRANSLKKAIRQIIEQAEKAVDEQNVQNAHTEDFLLSFSFDSAKEKNSSSSSNLQSANALPRIRSSNRDMRAGMSGSLPGNSVISRLLISADPFGSEPDNVDCYTEKCVMNNYFGIGLDAKISLDFNNKRDEHPKKCRSRTKNMMWYGVLGTKELLQRTYKNLEQRVLLECDGVSIPLPSLQGIAVLNIPSYAGGTNFWGGSKENDTFAAPSFDDKILEVVAVFGSMQMAVSRVIKLQHHRIAQCRTVKITVLGDEGVPVQVDGEAWIQPPGFIRIVHKNRTQTLTRDRAFESTLKSWEDKQKCDIPRPPVSPVSPTALQPEELSEDETAQVSRFGHSASALIQSIKEIAVTHQSMEQELAHAVNASSKSMEKVYKDSEGLSCSHVMEMVTNVRALLNETELLLAGKMALLLDPPQKEQLVTSLSNTEQELRKLGEIPRLWQTNEEEGTLDFSKLRRSSRFRLVNKFKKEKNSRNKETRSSTGPPAHLWGTEEVSLWLERLSLSEYKEVFTRHDIRGCELLHLERRDLKELGVTKVGHMKRILHGIRELSPPPINAD
- the dgkd gene encoding diacylglycerol kinase delta isoform X2 gives rise to the protein MAASLAAVAPGAPAEESSDSEPEPEPQKLRRKVSTSGQIRGKAIIKEGHLHKQTSSFQRWKRRYFKLRGRTLYYAKTAKSIIFEEVDITDASVAESSTKNLNNSFTVFTPFRKLILSADNRKDMEEWMAALKSVQNRELFESAQYSMDHFSGMHNWYACSHARPTYCNVCREALSGVTSHGLSCEVCKFKAHKRCAVRATNNCKWTTLASIGKDIIEDEDGVSMPHQWLEGNLPVSAKCTVCEKTCGSVLRLQDWQCLWCKAAVHSLCKDLLPKKCPLGQCKVSVIPPTALNSIDSDGFWKASCPPSCTSPLLVFVNSKSGDNQGVKFLRRFKQLLNPAQVFDLMNGGPHLGLRLFQKFDTFRILVCGGDGSVGWVLSEIDTLNLHKQCQLGVLPLGTGNDLARVLGWGSACDDDTQLPQILEKLERAGTKMLDRWSIMVYETKLPAQSPDSCTAPENNEDCEVQQILCYEDSVAAHLSQILSSDQHSVVISSAKVLCETVKDFVARVGKAYERMTESCEESEAMAGKCSLLREKLDSLLKTLNEESQATSVMSQPPPTINEEGEETESCSPNMSPSPARTQSFRPREQLMLRANSLKKAIRQIIEQAEKAVDEQNVQNAHTEDFLLSFSFDSAKEKNSSSSSNLQSANALPRIRSSNRVAKTEQMSNKTSLTAGASASLPAPSSHRDNLPVLNSKILYSNMRAGMSGSLPGNSVISRLLISADPFGSEPDNVDCYTEKCVMNNYFGIGLDAKISLDFNNKRDEHPKKCRSRTKNMMWYGVLGTKELLQRTYKNLEQRVLLECDGVSIPLPSLQGIAVLNIPSYAGGTNFWGGSKENDTFAAPSFDDKILEVVAVFGSMQMAVSRVIKLQHHRIAQCRTVKITVLGDEGVPVQVDGEAWIQPPGFIRIVHKNRTQTLTRDRAFESTLKSWEDKQKCDIPRPPVSPVSPTALQPEELSEDETAQVSRFGHSASALIQSIKEIAVTHQSMEQELAHAVNASSKSMEKVYKDSEGLSCSHVMEMVTNVRALLNETELLLAGKMALLLDPPQKEQLVTSLSNTEQELRKLGEIPRLWQTNEEEGTLDFSKLRRSSRFRLVNKFKKEKNSRNKETRSSTGPPAHLWGTEEVSLWLERLSLSEYKEVFTRHDIRGCELLHLERRDLKELGVTKVGHMKRILHGIRELSPPPINAD
- the dgkd gene encoding diacylglycerol kinase delta isoform X3; this translates as MFMADRTSILRADFGTGETGLAIIKEGHLHKQTSSFQRWKRRYFKLRGRTLYYAKTAKSIIFEEVDITDASVAESSTKNLNNSFTVFTPFRKLILSADNRKDMEEWMAALKSVQNRELFESAQYSMDHFSGMHNWYACSHARPTYCNVCREALSGVTSHGLSCEVCKFKAHKRCAVRATNNCKWTTLASIGKDIIEDEDGVSMPHQWLEGNLPVSAKCTVCEKTCGSVLRLQDWQCLWCKAAVHSLCKDLLPKKCPLGQCKVSVIPPTALNSIDSDGFWKASCPPSCTSPLLVFVNSKSGDNQGVKFLRRFKQLLNPAQVFDLMNGGPHLGLRLFQKFDTFRILVCGGDGSVGWVLSEIDTLNLHKQCQLGVLPLGTGNDLARVLGWGSACDDDTQLPQILEKLERAGTKMLDRWSIMVYETKLPAQSPDSCTAPENNEDCEVQQILCYEDSVAAHLSQILSSDQHSVVISSAKVLCETVKDFVARVGKAYERMTESCEESEAMAGKCSLLREKLDSLLKTLNEESQATSVMSQPPPTINEEGEETESCSPNMSPSPARTQSFRPREQLMLRANSLKKAIRQIIEQAEKAVDEQNVQNAHTEDFLLSFSFDSAKEKNSSSSSNLQSANALPRIRSSNRVAKTEQMSNKTSLTAGASASLPAPSSHRDNLPVLNSKILYSNMRAGMSGSLPGNSVISRLLISADPFGSEPDNVDCYTEKCVMNNYFGIGLDAKISLDFNNKRDEHPKKCRSRTKNMMWYGVLGTKELLQRTYKNLEQRVLLECDGVSIPLPSLQGIAVLNIPSYAGGTNFWGGSKENDTFAAPSFDDKILEVVAVFGSMQMAVSRVIKLQHHRIAQCRTVKITVLGDEGVPVQVDGEAWIQPPGFIRIVHKNRTQTLTRDRAFESTLKSWEDKQKCDIPRPPVSPVSPTALQPEELSEDETAQVSRFGHSASALIQSIKEIAVTHQSMEQELAHAVNASSKSMEKVYKDSEGLSCSHVMEMVTNVRALLNETELLLAGKMALLLDPPQKEQLVTSLSNTEQELRKLGEIPRLWQTNEEEGTLDFSKLRRSSRFRLVNKFKKEKNSRNKETRSSTGPPGTGCDQSGPHEENPSRHPGAESASYQCGLGSVFTSCITQSG